In a genomic window of Xenopus laevis strain J_2021 chromosome 5S, Xenopus_laevis_v10.1, whole genome shotgun sequence:
- the cct4.S gene encoding uncharacterized protein LOC398959, with translation MPDSSAPKAVASVAGGSGAGKKKGAYQDRDKPAQIRFSNISAGKAVADAVRTSLGPKGMDKMIQDGKGDVTITNDGATILKQMQVLHPAAKMLVELSKAQDIEAGDGTTSVVVIAGALLDACAKLLQKGIHPTTISESFQLASEKAIEVLTSMSQSVELSDQDTLLNSATTSLNSKVVSQYSSLLAPMSVDAVMKVIDPQTANSVDLRDIKIVKKLGGTIDDCELVDGLVLTQKVANTGVTRVEKAKIGLIQFCLSAPKTDMDNQIVVSDYAQMDRVLREERTYILNLVKQIKKAGCNVLLIQKSILRDALSDLALHFLNKMKIMVVKEIEREDIEFICKTIGTKPVAHIDQFTADMLASAELAEEVSLNGSGKLVKITGCANPGKTVTIVVRGSNKLVIEEAERSIHDALCVIRCLVKKRALIAGGGAPEIELSLRLNEYARALSGMESYCIRAFADALEIIPFTLAENAGLNPISTVTELRNRHAQGEKTAGINVRKGGISNILEELVVQPLLVSISSLTLATETVRSILKIDDVVNTR, from the exons CGGTGGCTGATGCCGTCAGGACCAGTCTGGGACCAAAGGGAATGGACAAAATG ATTCAGGATGGAAAAGGAGATGTGACTATTACAAATGATGGTGCAACTATTCTGAAACAGATGCAGGTTCTGCACCCAGCAGCCAAAATG CTTGTTGAGTTATCTAAAGCTCAAGACATTGAAGCAGGAGATGGAACAACGTCCGTTGTAGTTATTGCTGGAGCCCTGCTCGATGCATGTGCCAAGCTGCTGCAGAAAG GAATCCATCCCACCACCATTTCAGAATCCTTCCAGTTGGCCTCAGAAAAGGCTATAGAAGTTCTCACTAGTATGTCCCAGTCTGTTGAATTAAGTGACCAAGATACACTACTAAACAGTGCAACAACCTCCCTGAACTCAAAG GTTGTGTCCCAGTACTCAAGTTTACTTGCTCCAATGAGTGTGGATGCCGTAATGAAGGTTATTGATCCGCAGACGGCCAACAGTGTGGATCTTAGAGATATCAAAATTGTCAAGAAACTTGG AGGAACCATTGATGATTGTGAATTGGTTGATGGCCTTGTCCTCACTCAGAAAGTTGCAAATACTGGAGTAACCCGGGTTGAGAAAGCCAAGATTGGGCTGATTCAGTTCTGTTTGTCGGCACCAAAAACTGAT ATGGACAATCAGATTGTGGTTTCAGACTATGCTCAGATGGACAGAGTTCTGCGCGAGGAACGAACTTACATCCTTAACCTGGTGAAACAAATCAAGAAAGCGGGTTGCAATGTTCTTCTCATTCAGAAGTCGATTTTAAG GGATGCTCTAAGTGATCTCGCTTTACACTTTCTGAATAAGATGAAAATAATGGTGGTGAAAGAGATTGAGAGAGAAGATATTGAATTCATATGTAAG ACAATAGGAACCAAACCAGTTGCACACATAGACCAGTTTACAGCTGATATGCTGGCATCCGCTGAACTTGCTGAAGAAGTTAGTCTGAATGGTTCTGGGAAACTAGTTAAG ATAACTGGTTGTGCCAACCCTGGTAAAACTGTTACAATAGTAGTGCGCGGTTCCAACAAATTGGTCATTGAGGAAGCCGAGCGTTCCATTCATGATGCCCTGTGCGTTATACGCTGCTTAGTCAAGAAGAG AGCTCTGATTGCTGGAGGTGGTGCCCCTGAGATTGAACTCTCCCTGCGTTTGAATGAATATGCCCGAGCACTGAGCGGCATGGAGTCCTACTGTATTCGAGCCTTTGCAGATGCCTTGGAGATTATTCCTTTCACACTGGCTGAAAATGCTGGACTCAACCCCATATCAACTGTAACAGAACTGAGAAACAGACATGCGCAGGGTGAAAAAACTGCCGGAATCAACGTCAGAAAG GGAGGAATTTCCAATATTTTGGAAGAACTTGTTGTCCAGCCCTTGTTGGTATCtatcagctctctaacgctggcTACAGAGACTGTGCGCAGTATTCTTAAGATTGATGATGTG GTGAACACTCGATAA